In Lampris incognitus isolate fLamInc1 chromosome 20, fLamInc1.hap2, whole genome shotgun sequence, one genomic interval encodes:
- the serpine1 gene encoding plasminogen activator inhibitor 1, giving the protein MVCVYVFLFLALCRAGFCSLQEHQTDFGLQVFSQLVEGSKGENLAFSPYGVASLLGMAQLGAGGTTRKALTAAMGFSLQEKGMSRQQRLLQRDLSSEEGVEVISGVLVERKMSLEKGYRRALAKAFQTHPHQVDFSRPEQARSIINDWVSDHTAGAIPKFLPPGSLTDETRLVLLNALHFQGLWNVPFDTKLTQERIFHCANGSSVPVPMMRLTNRFKYGEFVSADGLDYDVIELPYEGDSLSMLLVLPFEPEVSVSALTKELSSRKIQQWRAELRSVKRQLALPRFTLDCEVDLKTALSNMGLGSMFSLATADFTRITADEQLYVSKVLQRVKIEVDEQGTKGAAATSAVMFSRMAVEEITLDRPFLFIIQHQPTGAVLFMGQVNQPHQQLQPSQP; this is encoded by the exons atggtgtgtgtatacgtgttccTCTTCCTGGCTCTCTGCAGAGCAGGGTTTTGCAGCCTGCAGGAGCATCAGACAGACTTTGGGCTGCAGGTGTTCTCCCAGTTAGTTGAGGGCTCTAAGGGAGAGAACCTGGCCTTCTCCCCCTACGGCGTGGCGTCTCTCCTGGGCATGGCCCAGCTGGGAGCTGGAGGCACCACCCGCAAGGCTCTGACTGCAGCCATGGGCTTTTCTTTACAAG AAAAGGGGATGTCTCGGCAGCAGCGTCTACTCCAGCGAGACTTGTCCagtgaggagggtgtggaggtgATCAGCGGGGTGTTAGTGGAGCGGAAAATGAGCTTGGAGAAGGGATACCGAAGGGCATTAGCTAAAGCCTTCCAGACTCACCCCCATCAGGTTGACTTCTCCAGGCCAGAACAGGCACGCAGCATCATCAACGACTGGGTTTCAGACCACACTGCAG GTGCCATCCCTAAATTCCTGCCTCCCGGATCGCTGACTGACGAGACCCGCCTGGTCCTCCTGAATGCCCTCCACTTCCAGGGCCTGTGGAATGTGCCCTTTGACACCAAACTGACGCAGGAGAGGATTTTCCACTGTGCAAATGGCAGCTCTGTGCCCGTGCCCATGATGAGGCTCACCAATCGCTTTAAATATG GTGAATTTGTTTCTGCTGATGGTTTGGACTATGATGTCATTGAGCTCCCCTATGAGGGGGATTCACTGAGTATGCTCCTGGTGCTGCCCTTTGAACCAGAGGTGTCTGTGAGCGCCCTCACCAAGGAGCTGAGCAGCCGGAAGATCCAGCAGTGGAGAGCAGAACTGAGGAGTGTCAAGCGACAGCTGGCCCTGCcaag GTTCACCCTGGACTGTGAGGTGGATCTGAAGACGGCTCTCTCCAACATGGGTCTGGGCAGCATGTTCAGCTTGGCTACTGCTGACTTCACACGGATCACCG CTGATGAACAGCTGTATGTGTCCAAGGTTCTGCAGAGGGTCAAGATAGAAGTTGACGAGCAAGGAACCAAGGGAGCAGCAGCAACAT CTGCTGTCATGTTTTCCCGCATGGCTGTGGAGGAGATCACGCTGGACagacccttcctcttcatcatccaGCACCAGCCCACAG